One Tribolium castaneum strain GA2 chromosome 6, icTriCast1.1, whole genome shotgun sequence genomic window, ACCCCACTGGCTTAATTAATTATGCGAATCAGGTCCGTTTTAGTCAAATCAAGCGAAATGAGGCGAGTCCGCTGCACGATTTGCCGGCAACGGCTGCCAACACTCAAAACGCTAAAGTCCCACTACCTAACCAGccattcaaaaattcaaatgatcaaggaaattgttaaaaatagcATTAATAATGCGACACCGCTTCGGACAAGAAAACGCAAAAGCGAGGTTTACAAAACCGTGCATTTGCATGAtaaagtgcaaataaaatacaacCGCGACACTATCATTATTGAGGATGATAGTGGGGCTGATAATCTCATTGAGCTGACTTTTGACGAAGTGAAGAAAGCCAAGCGCAAAAAACAGCCCAAACGCCGCTGTCGTCGGAAGAAACTGGATAAGCTGTTCACGGTTGGGATTAGCAAAATCGTGACAAGGCCCCAGTCCTTGCACCCCCAGACGGGCGAGTTTTACGAGTGCTATTGCATGGAGAGGCCGAAAAGCGCGCCGGAAGTCAGCCAAATCCATTGCACTTTTTGTGGCAGCGGTTTCGATTCCACTGCTGAGTTGCTCAACCATGAGCAACACCACCAGTATTACTGCAAGTTGTGCAACCGGATTTTTTTCCTCGCCAATTACAAGGAACATTTCGAGCAACATTTGCTGCGGGTTTACGTTTGTTATCTCTGCGGGTTTGAATGCGTGTGCAGGGAGTTGTTGTTGGGGCATTTGGGGTACCATTTCGAGCAACAGACTTTCGAAAATGTCCTGAATATGGAGCAGGATTACAACGTGTATGGGTTTTGTAGTCCGAATTTTACCTCGGGGGATTACCATTCCAATATTAGCAATATTTTACTGTACTTGACTTACCCCTACGAGCATAATTACAGTCGGGGGATGTTCATGAAAGTCGTTTGTGATATTTGTTACCGGGAGTTTGGGATTTACGACTATGAGAGACATATGAGGAATGCTCATTTCTTGCGTTGAGTTAGGGGTTTAAGTTAGGTTTAGGTGAAGGGATTTTGCCAAAGATTTGATCTCAAGAGTGATTGTTTTGTTgagaattgttttttatttattgttacattcgaatagaatattttttcagtttatttgttgtttttattatctcgTAGTGAACTCGAAAAAAATCGCcgcattattaattatttcattatttcaagCTATGATTTAGCACTACTTTCAAGTGTGCCCCTAAACAtccgttttatttaaatatttattttatttaaacatttgttttttcGTAGTTACgacttttttgtttagtaatttcaagaaaaaaattactgcaatAGTCGTATATCGAAAAACAGCGCTTAATAATGCTTAAAAAGCATCCATAAAATTGCATGTCACtatcatttttataaataaatcggctattaaagttcaaaatttcaatgaTTAAGACTTGTTTAACgacgtaagaaataagaacaatATTTATGTGTTTGtaataacggacgggacagcaaaagttacgataaaaaaataatattactaatcaatttacttaccgAATTCCATTTTCTAACGTaccagaaactaaaaaaacactcTTCAAATGTTATTCAACAGTTGTAGTACGTCAGCCGTTTACCTAAAAAGTAgtgtatgtaaattttagaatggAATCAGTTACATAATTTACTACTATAATGGCCCCTTCAGCACACAACACCTTTTAAGCATTTTGATCTTGTTTTCAAAGGTATGTTTAAGAAAAGCAAAACTATATGGGCTTGTTCAGCACACACCATTTTTTAACAGATCTACCCCGTTTTTCAAGGTacctttgttaaaagttaaaattcgCTTTTTGCCCTGTTTTTCTATTGGGCCACTTgagcacaaaaatgaagtgcacacagctattttttaagtaaaacgccctgattttcaagggtaatcagaaaagcaaaaaaaaatcgtgggCCATAGTGCACACAGccattttttaaggaaaacaccctgattttcaagggtaaacagaaaagcagaaaaaagCGTGGGTCCATAGTGCACacagaaattatttcaagGATTTTACCTTGCTTTTAAAGCTCCAGAAAACACCCCCATTTTAAAGGTATATTTTAGAAtcgctgaaaaaaaaacacatttataaAGAAAATCAGATGTCAATGaaaatcaaacaatttatttattaaatatatttaattacaataaattatattatcaattttCTTCTGTACTTGGCTCATCGGAGTCAAAGGAATTGTCTACTCCTTTGGTCCCAGTTGTTCCCGAGTCGGAGGAATCAGCAGACGATGACGTTCTGCAAaagaaagtcacaaaaaaattcaagttgaaATACCTACCTACTTACACATTTCCGTCGTGTTCGTAAGTATTTACATGGGGCCTTGTTCGAAGCTTCACTGCAGAGATGAAATTCTCAACTTCTTTAATAGATTCcatgtcaaaaataatttttgtatatggGAAGTTGTTAATGTTGTGGAAGTATACCACAAactcattattattcataattACACCATAATTAAATACATCCAATGGTATGTAAGTCGCCGAGTAAGTTATATGCTTGATTCcattaagattttttaaaattactgacACTTGTTGTAGCTCATGAACGTTGCCTGTAATTGTGAAGGCTCTAATTCTTGTGGCCAATCCAATAACAACGCCTTCATCCATTTTAAGTTTTGCTCGtgttttctgaatttttcgtAGTTCCTTAACTAGTGACTGCAGAAcactgaaaaacaaaaatgataCAAAACCCCGCAGTTTTTAAAATGGAGATAagactttttttaactttttaagtactttttttaactgtttacAATTTGTTCAATTCGTTCTAACCTATAAACTTGCCTCAAAATAATGAATCATTAAATCCTCTATTAATTacactgttttaaaatttaaatattacttaCCTCATGTTGcttatttagttatttatattttacaaagaCTTATAcactttcagtttttaatgttaaacAACCGTCACCTCACCAAACACTATAGAACGCTAACTTCTGGACAATCGATTGGTCGTTAATACGGCGCCATCTACCAACGCAACATGGAATTAAATGTTCGGCGCGCcagttttgaattattttttgttattttcccTACCTTATTTtatgggaaaataaaaaaacgtgtGATTTGGATTATTTGGATTTGCTTGACCCGCGCCATCTGTGGGATAATATCGCACAAAGACTATTATATAGTCAAGCAATAATTCCTGCAGCAGCCAAAGATATGCAACATTCTGGTGCGGGTTGCAGCAATACATTAATGTTTTTGGATTTAAATGTGGTCTGATcaatcaaataataaaactaattaatcGTCTTTAttagtataaataaatttggtcatTTTCTTGGCCGAATTTGTAGACCGAAATCGTATTCGTATGTGTGCTAAAGTGGCCCAAATAGAAAAACAGGACAAAATCcttgaaaaaatgttaattcgGGCGAAGCCCTCATGAGCGAAgcgattttaaaatatactatgaaaaacaagacaaaatcCTTGAAATATTCGGACGAAGTCCTTCATGAGCGCTAgcgatatttgattttttaaatataccttgaaaatcagagtgttttccttaaaaaatgcCTGTGTGCACTATGGACccacgattttttttgcttttctgtttacccttgaaaatcagagtgttttccttaaaaaatgcCTGTGTGCACTATGGACccacgattttttttgcttttctgtttacccttgaaaacCAGGGCggtttacttaaaaaatagctATGTGCTATGGGGGCCTTATTAGTAgttaatttaaatgattatcctCTCCCATTTAAATccacaacaaataaaaattttttggcgCAAAATACCTAAAATATAAACCGAATCGTGTATTTGAAaagaaacttaattaaaattatttgtaaattttacttaatttttgggGGCTTGCAGCTTTTGGTGAGGTGGTTTATTGTTGCTTGGATAATGCAGGGTAACGAAGGAAAAGTGTCAATTATGTGCAgaagtaatttattatgttattATAATGTTAAGGCTTGGTCTTAGTGATAACACCTGATTTTATAATATTACAATGTAACTGTACAATTGTTGAAACGTAATGTAATCGTCAGTCGTAATACACAATGCAACGTCTGCTTGGAAACCGATCAGATAGCCGTTTGAGTGAAAGCGTAGTAAACGAAAATGGCAACTTTTGTACAATTGCAGTGTACGTTGATATTTGAGTATCAGTCAAAAATGTCGAAAACTCATAAGCCTACACAAATATAAATAGCTACTGTTATAAAATCGATTTACATCACTGGCTATGATACGGAGAGAATTTCACAGGAAATCACAAGTGGATTTGTCAAAAATGCGAAATAGGGGCCAAAACGATAAACGCAACTTCTACAGACGTTACGATCATTACATTATAATATATATCGTGGGTTAAGTCGATTAGCTCGGGTTACGTCAACGTTCCCAACGAAAGAAACAAACGGAAACGATTTGGCCATTTTCGAGACTAGAACGTTGGCGGAAGCGCCGGCCCtaaaattacaacaaagtGAAACTGTTATGTAGACAAATAAAGATTCCTCTCAGAGCGgggtaattttacaaaaattaacattaacaccACCATACTGCGTTATATGTACACAATCATTCATGCTTATATAATTTATACAGTTTTCTTCTATAATAGTGATGAAAATATCTTCTGATAAATTTATAAGTAAACACATATAAATGAGTCTATTGTTAATGGTTACATATCCATCGAGTTGCCGCGAATTTGCTTCAATAAGTCGCAGGGTAACCGAACTGTGGCGCTTCCAAATCAAAAGAATGGCTAAAAGAGTCAGTTAAAGGGCACTTTTTGATCGTAACTTTATTGAAGCAAACGTCCACTAGGAGGGGCTGAACCAAGTTCGTAGCTGTATTttcgttgccaacataaatcAAATTTCATTGCACATATCTTATATAAATTAACGTCTTAAATATACCGAGATATAGTTTGTATCACATGTTTTAAAGATCAGTTCGCAATATCAACACTGTTTTTCCCAATATTTTACATGGATCTGTTTATCACAAAACTAACATTCGGGGAAAACTCCTTTCACTTGATTTTAAAACGCTTTTTGCCACCGGGTTGGATAGGGTCCCAAACAAAACAACTCGACCAACTCAAACATTTGTAAAAACTTAACTACTCTCAACCgaaacaataaagaaataaaacaatacgGTTACAAACCGTAACCTTATTTGTCATACTATAGGTTCCTCccttttgaaattaatattttgcgAAGCACAGAAATCGCGCGTGAACGGTATACAGTTGAAGTACGAGCAGATTTTGCAGTCGTAGACCGGTATGATGTAGAAGAGGAGGACCAGACAGATGAAGAGCACCCCAGCCGACACCAGACACACCCAGATCAGGACGATCTTCTTGCGTCTTTCGTAAACACCGAACGAAATAAACGGCAACAACGCGTACGATAACAGAAAACCGAACACGAAACCGAACAAATGAGCGTAATTATCGACCCAAGGCAGGAGGCCGATGAGGAAGAGGACGAGAGTGATGGAAAGGAGCTTACATAGGGCCTGGTTCGGGTGCTTCAGCATGGGCCACGAGTTGAGCACTTCCACGATCAGGCACGCCAACAGGCCGAACTGGGAGCCCGCGGGACCaaccttaaaaaattaattgcgcCATTAATTGTTatggtttaaaaattttttacttacatCGGCTCGATAGGGCACGAAGATGGCGCTGGCGAGGTTGCCGGCAACCCCCGAGCCTATGTAGATGATGCCGATGCGGAGACTCCCAGTCAGTTTTTCCAAATCGCGCATTAAGAAGTACTGGATGAGGACAGTGACGGCTAGTTGGAGGACTCCAGCGTGGAGGAACAGGGAGGTCCACAGGCGGTAGAACTGATCGGGGGTTTCGGCGAAGTAGAACGGGAGCATTCCACACACGTCGTTTAGACAAGATACCTGGAAAATTGATAATGAGGGTGAAACTTTAACGGAAAAATTACGCTGTGTTTCACTCCCTTAATTAAATCCAGGGTGCCTCGAGAGAATCAtagtttacataatttttggttGGGAACTAAGTTTGAGTTAGAATGTGGCTCCCTGGGACGTAAGtggtttgttttattgtttgacGAAGTGATATTTTGCGAGCGAACATTTTTGACACACAAAAATGCAGGAAAACTCATCTCTGTTCTATATTTTATAACAATTCTATAAATCTGagcgagttttaaaaaaaatcgtcgtTAGGAAAATATACAGAAgggtttttaaatgttttttaatttttttaagagataggtataggTCATAGGCATTGTATATATTATTGaagtttgaatattttttgaatctgAAAAATATCCTCTATATCTTTTAATCACTAGAGAAGCcattgtttctatttttttatttttgagtaattttgtgtatttttttcagctAACAATTTACCTATTTCACCTATTCCTCAAAAAATTCATGAAGGTAATAAcagataaataattaaatatttagattATTTACTAAAGTTTCATAGAAGTgaatttgtgcatttttttttggaaaaaaatattttgaaaacaaagtgtagaaattaaaattccCCAATTTTCCTTTTTGGTGCATACGTAacaaagattaaaaattgGGTCAGATCGATGAAACGTGACATTTGAACTTCCCTCCCCGTTAATCCTTTATGCAACAACGACAAAACCTAAATTTACGACTTAATGCTATTTTTGGATTAACAATCATTCATATTACACGGCTTGTAGGCGTCCTTTGTCCTTTTTAATCGCTTCAGAATCGCACCGGACACGTGACCTTTCTGCGAAAAGTTCCGCTCATCAAAATCGGCGACATTCTCCATAAAAAACTCGTTTAATACAATTAAAATATCAATATAACTTTTACGCGCTTCAGGTTATCAAGCGCcacataaaaatgtaaaactgcACACTTCGTAACGCGTTTTTACCTGCGAGCACAGCGAAGCTTCCTCGTGAAACGTCCCCTGGACGAAATCGCAATACTCCTTCGTGGTGATTTTGCACTGGCCGTGGATTCCGATACAGCACGGGTGTCCGATCACTTCGCAGACCATGTGTTCGGCGCTTTTATCGCGACTTCCGCTGCGTTTCTGAATGGAGAATTGGGTGTTGGTCTTGCGACAAATGGGCCATTTTGTGATGTCGTCCGGCCATTCGTAGGGGTGCACACTCGCGGGGGCGTCGCAAAATCTGGATTACAATTAACTGAttggaaaaaatcatttttttaagactTACTTTGGGTCCAAACCGCAGACGGAGCCCGAGATGCGGCCCCCAGGGCCCGCCTCACCCGCGCTCCACTTCTTCCACTTCGATATAGTTttctaaattagaaaaaaaaatatgtttgataaactaatcaaaattaaaaaaataggatCAAAATGAttcaaatttgtgaaattttattatttaaaataatatttttataaatttagatcaatgttttttcaatttttcaatttgtacaAA contains:
- the LOC103314013 gene encoding uncharacterized protein LOC103314013; protein product: MRRVRCTICRQRLPTLKTLKSHYLTSHSKIQMIKEIVKNSINNATPLRTRKRKSEVYKTVHLHDKVQIKYNRDTIIIEDDSGADNLIELTFDEVKKAKRKKQPKRRCRRKKLDKLFTVGISKIVTRPQSLHPQTGEFYECYCMERPKSAPEVSQIHCTFCGSGFDSTAELLNHEQHHQYYCKLCNRIFFLANYKEHFEQHLLRVYVCYLCGFECVCRELLLGHLGYHFEQQTFENVLNMEQDYNVYGFCSPNFTSGDYHSNISNILLYLTYPYEHNYSRGMFMKVVCDICYREFGIYDYERHMRNAHFLR